A genomic segment from Sporomusaceae bacterium FL31 encodes:
- the ku gene encoding non-homologous end joining protein Ku has translation MPRPIWNGSISFGLVNVPIKMYNTIKRKGISFNQLRKSDGCRIRLKKTCANDGAEVPNEQIVKGYEVSPDSYVVISQEDLDALNPKASKTIEIEDFVLSNQINPIYYEQSYYLVPDKGAAKAYTLLLAAMKEANRIAIAKLVIRNKQHLTAIRPDERVLTLSIMHFADEIISQNDIDDIPAPDVQPEKREMAIAMQLIESLSSDFDPNKYHNEYYDKVIEMIEKKAEGQQVVSQPAAPQNTKVIDLMAALEASLAEIQKEKPSPKSRRKKARAQ, from the coding sequence ATGCCAAGACCGATTTGGAATGGTTCTATAAGCTTCGGATTAGTTAATGTTCCAATAAAAATGTACAATACGATAAAAAGAAAAGGCATTAGCTTTAACCAATTGCGGAAATCAGATGGCTGTCGCATTCGCTTGAAAAAAACTTGTGCCAACGATGGTGCTGAAGTTCCTAATGAACAAATTGTAAAAGGCTATGAGGTATCGCCTGACAGTTATGTCGTGATATCACAAGAAGACCTTGATGCACTAAATCCTAAGGCCTCGAAAACAATCGAAATTGAAGATTTTGTATTATCTAACCAAATCAATCCGATTTATTATGAACAGTCCTATTACCTAGTTCCAGACAAAGGTGCCGCAAAGGCTTATACGCTCCTGTTAGCCGCAATGAAAGAAGCCAATCGAATCGCTATTGCCAAGCTTGTCATCAGAAATAAGCAGCACCTAACAGCGATACGCCCAGATGAGCGAGTATTGACTCTATCCATTATGCATTTTGCTGATGAAATTATCAGCCAAAACGATATTGACGATATACCGGCTCCTGACGTACAGCCTGAAAAGCGTGAAATGGCAATAGCTATGCAGCTAATTGAATCGTTGTCCTCGGATTTTGACCCTAATAAATACCATAATGAATACTATGACAAAGTTATTGAAATGATTGAAAAGAAAGCTGAAGGACAACAGGTCGTCAGCCAGCCAGCAGCTCCGCAAAATACAAAAGTCATTGATCTTATGGCAGCACTTGAAGCAAGCCTTGCAGAAATTCAAAAAGAGAAGCCTTCACCCAAATCCAGGAGGAAAAAAGCTCGTGCCCAATAA